AATTGAGAGATGGGAATCTTTTTCTGCTCTTTCGCAAAAGCAGACTCTAAAGACCCTATGACAAGGCAGACCATTATGGTCTTCAGGATGTTATTAACCCACATGGATTTTGAACTCCGCACGACGGTTTTGTTGCCAGGCCAACTCGTTATGTCCGGGATGGACGGGATGCTCTTTGCCGTAAGAAACTGTCAATAAACGATTGGCTGGAACCCCTTGTTTAATAAGGTATTCCTTTACAGCATTAGCTCTTCGAGAGCCTAAGGATAAGTTGTAGGCAGCAGCTCCGCGCTCGTCAGTATGACCTTCTATGAATAGCGTTGTTTTAGAATTTTTCTTCAGGTATTGAACTAAGCTTTGCAAAATAGCTAAATTATTTTCTCCTTTAATTGTGTAACTATCTGTCGCGAAAGTGACGTTTCTAAAAGCATTTGTAGTTTTGGGCGCTTGTTTGTAGAGCTGTTCTTCCTTAACATCATAATCGCCAACTTTTCCTTGAGTGAGGTCCTCTTCTTCGTAAAAAGGAACAAAAGCAAATTGGGATTGATGTCCCTTACGTAAGAGCCCGTGACATCCTCCGCAACAGTTGTCTTGCCACACGGGCATTCCACAAGAGGAGAGAAAAAGACTGGTAATTAGTAAGCTAAAAAATAAGCGGTATATTTTCATAATAATCTCTTTGGTTGACTCGCAAAAGCTCCCCAGGAAGGAAAGCGCTTCTCCCCTGGACCCGAAGTAATTTTAGTTGTTTTTTTAGTAAAAATGCTAAGTAAATAGATATCAGATTTATCTGAGGATCCGGAACTGAAGACCAAATGCCAATCATCCTTGGCCCAAGAAGGATTTTCTTTGTTCTCCGGGGAAAAAGTGAGCTGTAGATCTTCTTTTGTCGCCAGATCATGAACAAATATTTGACGAAAGCCCTTGACTACAGCACAAAAGGCTACAAACCGCCCATTATTGGACCACGAAGGACAACTACAGTTGCGATAACGTTTAGTGAGTAAATAGGGGGCCCCAATTTCCGGTTCTATAGGCATGATATAAATTCTAGGAGAGCCGTCCTTATTGGAAACAAATAATATCTTTGTTCCATCTGGACTAAAGGTAGGATTTCCTTGTGTTCCAAAAGATGCATTCAATAAGGGAAAAGGTTTGCCTAAAGTTCCAGATGCTAGAGAAAAAGGCTGTAAAAAGATGTCCGGATTGCCATTGATGTCTGAGACAAAAACTAGTTTGTTTTTATGACAAGAAATATCAGGCATTAACTGATTCCCCCGCAGAGATATTACGCGTTGTCCTTGGAGTTTATCAAAGGTGTTGATGAAAATCTTTGGAACGCCAGTCTTATAGGAAACATAGAGGTAGGGATAAAATTTTGAGGTAGAACGGATAAATCTGGGAGTTACAGAAAGGGACTTTTCCTCCGTCCTTTGGGCCAAGTTAGCCCCATCATAATCTATTGTCCATAACTCGCCCTGTTTCAAAGATTCTTCATTTTGTTGATGAGAGGTGCTTAATGTGAAAAGGATAACTCCAGAACAAATGCCAGGAACGCCCGTGAGAGCTTCGTGAACATTATCCGCCAAGAGATGAATTTTTTTTCGATCTTCAGCAAGAATTCCAGAAAGTAATTGAGGAGGCAGTTTGAGATTTTCTCTACCTTCCCCAGAAAAGCAACAAGATGCTGAGAGCTCTGGATAACGAATCTTTAATGATACGCGTAGAGGGGTTGTCGCTGCATCAGTCTTAGTAGAAATGGGCGTCAGCCGGTCTCCTGCGGCGAGATCTTTTTTAAAGATTTCGAATAATTGATCGGAATAATTACGTTTTTCTTGCGCCTGAAGTTGAGACGCCGAAAAGTCTAAAGAAACGCTCACAGGAACAGAGCGAGCCTCGGTTCTTACCGAAACTTCCAGCTCTTTGGCGAGGGAAGGCTGGGAAGAAAGGATTGGCAGCAGGCAGGTGATTATGAAAGAAAATCGACTTCTCATACACACTGGATAGCAAAAAGCCTCAGAATAATCAAGGCTCTCCCACGAGTTTAATATGGAGAGAGATATTTTTCGAGTTTTTGTGTTTTTTTACAAAGTCCTCAAAAGAAATTTCATGGATTTTTGACAAAACGTATTGTTTGTTAAGTTCTGTTTCAGATTCATATACGGAGCAATTTAATAATTCGCCCTTTGGCGAAATAGAGAGCTGCATGCGCAATATTCCAGGTAAAGGCAATACTAAGTGCTTGCGTAAAAGTTGAGTCAATGTTTCAGGATTCAGTTCGCCAAATTCTTCCGAAGGATCGCCAGAAGAAACGAAAATAGCTGTTTTTCTTAGTACCGGGTCATGGAGGCGTTTGTTATCAGCTTCCAATCTCCTTGTCATTTCATTGGCCATTTTTGCTAGTTCTCGAAGCTTTTCATTTCTTTGGTTGTCTAGGAGAGCTTTTTTGTTCTGTTGTGGTAAAGGAACCTCTTTTGTGTTTGAGGCTGTCTTTGTTGATGAAGGAAGAGGCTTATCTTTTACATTTTTGGTTTCCTTAGGGAGGGTTGAAGGGGTTTTTGATGGGAGGGCTTTATCTGGCGAATTTTTCTCTTGAAGGAGCGGTTTAGTGTCGGAGAAAGTTTTTGGGGAGGTCGGCTCTTTAAAAGTAGTCTTTTCTTGGGCGTGAGGAGTTTTTTGTATAGGATGTTTTTCTTCAAGGGGGGTGGATTGTGTCGCTGATTTCGGTAGAGCAGAAGGAGAGACAGAATTGTTTTTCCGTAGCTCTGAGGGAGAGCTCCTTTCTGTAAAGGTTCCTACAAAATGCTCTCGTAGTTTTATAGGCGGACGTTTGGGTTCCGTGACGTTCATAGACAATAATGCGATGAAGATAAGATGGAGCCCTAACGAAAGAAATGCTTTGCCGAAAGGAATTTTTTTGTTCACGAGTTCCTCAAAGCTACGTGGAGATCTTTAAATCCGACAGCCTCTACCTGATCTTTGATTTTTCTGTAGGTTCCAAAGGAGGCTTTCTCATCATGTAAAAGAAGAGGAATAGCGAGAGGGTGTTGTTGCTTTAAGCTCTTTAATTTCAATGACAGAGAATGTATGTCCGCTGGTTGATCATTTACGGTGACGGCTCCTTCTGCAGAGACTCGTAAGATGATCTCCGGGAGCTTTTGCTCTGGAGTTGAAGTGTTCTTTGTTGTCGAAGGGCTCAGAGCTATGGAGTCCAGTCGGATAAAAGGGACAGAAACCATAAAAGTCATTAAAATCACAAAGACGACATCTATCAATGGCGTAAGGTCGACAGAAGGTTCTTTGTCCTCTTTAGAAGTGAATAGGAACCGTTTCATAAGCTTTTTACAAAGTGTTTTGCCTGTATTTCACTGAGATGGCGTTTAGGAGCAGATAAGCAGTCTGCTCTATTTCTAGAGTTAGAGCGTTTTCCTGTGCTTTCAAGTAATTGTAAGTCACTAGAGATGGTGCGGCGACAAGCAGACCAGCCACTGTCGTTCCCAAAGCAGTAGCTATTCCAGCCATTAGCGTTTCTCCTCCAGAGCTTCCTATGCTGGAAAAGGCCTCTAGAATGCCCCAAACCGTTCCCAAAAGGCCCAGGAAAGGAGCAACGCTAATAGCTGTTGCCGGGATGAAGTTGTTTTTCCCCAGTAAGGAGCGATATTTAGGCATGACTACGCCAAAGAGATTTTCTAAGGAGAGGATATCTTCGCTAGAAAGAACAGGCCCTTTGTCAGGAGATACTGCCCGATTTTTATCTAGTAATTCCAGGGTCCCCCTTTTCAAAGTATAGTAAAGATCAGCAAAAGGGCTAACTTCTGGATGAATATCTAGAGAAAGGGGCGTATTCCTGTTTTTTATTAAAAATTCTTTAAGGCTTTTTCCTGAGCGACGAAAATTTTGCTGCACGGTGATCTTTTGTTGTAGAATTATCCAGGTGAAGATGGAGATTAACAGCAGTAGTAAAAATATAGCTTTCCCGAAGAAGCCAGCCTCTTTATAAGCGTAAAAAACGGGGTTTTGGGCCAAAAGTATCATGGTGGGATCAAAAATCAGTGTTCTTTTTAAGTTCGGGTTGTAGTAGATAGGAGAATTTTAAACTCTAGACGATGATCCTAGCAGATTTTTATTATAGATCCAAGGTTGTTTTGTTAAAAATTTTTAACAAACTAAATCTAGAAGTGGCTTTTATTATAAAATCAAACAATAATAGATGGTTCTGTCCTTATTTAAATAGTAAATTATGTCTAAAATAAAACCTTTTTTAGCAGTGTTCTGGGGCCTCCTCTTCGCTCTTCCTCAGGGATCTCAAGGGAAAGAGGGGCTTATTACGCAAACAAAAGCCTCTAGGGCAGCCCTGATTTCAGAATCAGCTCATATTTCTGAAACGCAGCCCTTCCATTTGGCCGTGAAGTTGAAAGTGCCCGAAGGGGGACATATTTACTGGAAAAATCCTGGGGAAATAGGGCAACCTCTGGAAATTTCTTGGAACGTTCCCCCAGAGTTCCGTATTGCCGAAGAGTTTTGGCCTTGCCCAGAAATTTTTAAAGAGGCAGATATAACTAGTTATGGGTATACAGGCTCTATTCTAGTTATAGCAAAAGTCGTCCCTACACAAAAACTAATAGAAGGTAAACACTACTCTTTTAAAGCAAAAGCTAACTGGCTGGCTTGCATCGATAGTTGTGAGCCCGAAGAAGCCGAAATGCAGCTATTCTTACAGGCATCCTCCTTAGCTCCTAAGCTCAACAATGAGAGTGCGGCTGATTTTGCTCAGACACTTTTATCCTTACCTCGAGCAATCGACGAAGAAAAAGAGTCTCTAGTAGCTTTTAGAGAAGAAGAAAAAATCACTATTCTTTTGCAGAGTTCGATAGCTTCTAAAATCTGT
This is a stretch of genomic DNA from Chlamydiifrater phoenicopteri. It encodes these proteins:
- a CDS encoding ExbD/TolR family protein; this translates as MKRFLFTSKEDKEPSVDLTPLIDVVFVILMTFMVSVPFIRLDSIALSPSTTKNTSTPEQKLPEIILRVSAEGAVTVNDQPADIHSLSLKLKSLKQQHPLAIPLLLHDEKASFGTYRKIKDQVEAVGFKDLHVALRNS
- the tolB gene encoding Tol-Pal system protein TolB, yielding MRSRFSFIITCLLPILSSQPSLAKELEVSVRTEARSVPVSVSLDFSASQLQAQEKRNYSDQLFEIFKKDLAAGDRLTPISTKTDAATTPLRVSLKIRYPELSASCCFSGEGRENLKLPPQLLSGILAEDRKKIHLLADNVHEALTGVPGICSGVILFTLSTSHQQNEESLKQGELWTIDYDGANLAQRTEEKSLSVTPRFIRSTSKFYPYLYVSYKTGVPKIFINTFDKLQGQRVISLRGNQLMPDISCHKNKLVFVSDINGNPDIFLQPFSLASGTLGKPFPLLNASFGTQGNPTFSPDGTKILFVSNKDGSPRIYIMPIEPEIGAPYLLTKRYRNCSCPSWSNNGRFVAFCAVVKGFRQIFVHDLATKEDLQLTFSPENKENPSWAKDDWHLVFSSGSSDKSDIYLLSIFTKKTTKITSGPGEKRFPSWGAFASQPKRLL
- a CDS encoding MotA/TolQ/ExbB proton channel family protein; translated protein: MILLAQNPVFYAYKEAGFFGKAIFLLLLLISIFTWIILQQKITVQQNFRRSGKSLKEFLIKNRNTPLSLDIHPEVSPFADLYYTLKRGTLELLDKNRAVSPDKGPVLSSEDILSLENLFGVVMPKYRSLLGKNNFIPATAISVAPFLGLLGTVWGILEAFSSIGSSGGETLMAGIATALGTTVAGLLVAAPSLVTYNYLKAQENALTLEIEQTAYLLLNAISVKYRQNTL
- a CDS encoding OmpA family protein encodes the protein MKIYRLFFSLLITSLFLSSCGMPVWQDNCCGGCHGLLRKGHQSQFAFVPFYEEEDLTQGKVGDYDVKEEQLYKQAPKTTNAFRNVTFATDSYTIKGENNLAILQSLVQYLKKNSKTTLFIEGHTDERGAAAYNLSLGSRRANAVKEYLIKQGVPANRLLTVSYGKEHPVHPGHNELAWQQNRRAEFKIHVG